One region of Quercus lobata isolate SW786 chromosome 2, ValleyOak3.0 Primary Assembly, whole genome shotgun sequence genomic DNA includes:
- the LOC115976191 gene encoding probable polyamine oxidase 4, with the protein MDSKELFSNNLLDGKIVPHVQREQDSLPSVIVIGGGISGVAAARTLYDASFKVILLESRDRLGGRIHTDYSFGCPVDLGASWLHGVCNENPLAPLIRGLGLTLYRTSGDNSVLYDHDLESYTLYDMDGHQVPQQMVIEVGETFKRILEETGKVRDEHTDDLSVLQAISIVLDRLPELRQEGLAHEVLQWYLCRLEAWFAADADMISLQSWDQEHVLSGGHGLMVQGYDPIIKALAKDIDIRLNHRVTKISSGCNKVMVTVEDGTSFVADAAILTVPLGILKAKFIEFEPKLPDWKVAAISDLGVGNENKIALRFDKVFWPNVEFLGVVAPNSYACGYFLNLHKATGHPVLVYMAAGRFAYDLEKLSNESTVDFVMSQLKKMFPDATEPVQYLVTRWGTDPNSLGSYSYDFVGMPEDVYERLRAPLGNLFFGGEAVSLENQGSVHGAYSAGVMAAENCQKLLLKKLGDIEMFPLGSIRGEILKDSVPLQISRM; encoded by the exons aTGGACTCCAAGGAATTGTTCTCCAACAATCTGCTTGACG GCAAAATTGTCCCCCATGTTCAGAGGGAACAGGATTCGCTACCGTCAGTTATTGTCATTGGTGGGGGTATATCAGGGGTTGCTGCTGCACGAACCCTCTATGATGCGTCATTTAAG GTGATCTTGCTGGAATCAAGGGATAGACTTGGTGGTCGTATTCATACTGACTACTCATTTGGTTGTCCAGTAGATCTGGGAGCATCATG GCTACATGGTGTTTGCAATGAGAATCCATTGGCTCCGCTGATACGTGGTCTAGGGCTTACGTTATATCGCACAAGTGGTGACAACTCTGTGTTGTATGACCATGATTTGGAAAG CTATACACTCTATGATATGGATGGCCATCAAGTTCCTCAACAGATGGTCATTGAAGTTGGAGAAACATTTAAGAGGATTCTAGAAGAG ACAGGGAAAGTAAGAGATGAACATACTGATGACTTGTCTGTTCTTCAAGCAATTTCAATTGTGTTGGATAGGCTTCCAGAATTAAG ACAAGAAGGACTTGCCCATGAAGTGTTGCAATGGTACTTATGTAGATTGGAAGCTTGGTTTGCAGCAGATGCTGATATGATATCCTTGCAAAGCTGGGATCAG GAACATGTTCTTTCTGGTGGTCATGGGCTTATGGTGCAAGGTTATGACCCCATAATAAAGGCTCTTGCAAAAGATATTGATATACGGTTGAATCACCg GGTTACAAAGATATCCAGCGGGTGTAATAAGGTGATGGTCACAGTTGAGGATGGGACAAGTTTTGTTGCAGATGCTGCTATTTTAACAGTGCCCCTTGGGATTCTCAAAGCCAAATTTATTGAGTTTGAGCCAAAATTGCCCGATTGGAAGGTTGCTGCAATTTCAGATCTTGGTGTGGGAAATGAAAATAAGATTGCCCTACGATTTGATAAAGTGTTTTGGCCAAATGTGGAATTTTTAGGTGTTGTTGCACCAAATTCTTATGCCTGTGGTTATTTTCTCAATCTTCACAAGGCAACAGGCCATCCGGTTCTTGTCTACATGGCTGCTGGAAGGTTTGCATATGACCTTGAGAAGCTGTCTAATGAGTCTACTGTAGATTTCGTGATGTCACAACTAAAGAAAATGTTTCCTGATGCAACTGAGCCG GTTCAGTATCTTGTAACTCGTTGGGGAACAGACCCAAACTCTCTTGGCTCATACTCATATGACTTTGTTGGAATGCCTGAAGATGTATATGAGCGGCTTCGAGCACCCTTGGGTAATCTTTTCTTTGGGGGGGAAGCAGTTAGTCTTGAAAACCAGGGATCTGTACATGGAGCTTACTCCGCCGGAGTTATGGCTGCAGAAAACTGTCAGAAGCTTCTCTTAAAGAAACTTGGTGACATAGAGATGTTTCCATTAGGCTCTATTAGGGGTGAAATTCTCAAAGATTCAGTTCCCCTCCAGATCTCAAGGATGTAA
- the LOC115968274 gene encoding uncharacterized protein K02A2.6-like has translation MAVDYFTKWVEAEALANIRDVDVKRFVWRNIAMRFRVLKSLMSDNGLQFDSRAFREFCSSLGITNQYLTLTYPQSNGQAKATNKAIVSGLKKRLEGAKGKSAEELPNVLWTYQTTPRRIQPHQEFGINAETIELIGGTPGIGDYTVGRILAKTCPEIQQGREEKRVWSGRSGTLEGSGKYTRCQRKEASIDLGGIL, from the exons ATGGCTGTTGAttatttcaccaagtgggtggaGGCAGAGGCGTTGGCGAACATTCGAGATGTGGATGTTAAGAGGTTTGTATGGAGAAACATAGCGATGAGGTTCAGGGTACTGAAGTCCCTAATGTCAGACAACGGGCTGCAGTTTGACAGCAGGGCTTTCCGCGAGTTTTGTAGTAGTCTCGGCATCACAAACCAGTATTTAACCCTTACATATCCACAAAGCAACGGTCAAGCCAAGGCTACCAACAAAGCCATCGTGAGCGGGTTAAAGAAGAGATTAGAAGGTGCTAAGGGCAAGTCGGCAGAGGAGTTGCCTAATGTTCTGTGGACATACCAGACAACTCCAAGGAG GATTCAACCTCACCAAGAATTCGGAATTAATGCTGAAACAATTGAACTTATTGGAGGAACACCGGGAATCGGTGACTATACGGTTGGCAGAATATTAGCAAAAACTTGCCCGGAGATACAACAAGGACGTGAGGAGAAGAGAGTTTGGAGTGGGAGATCTGGTACTTTGGAAGGTAGTGGGAAATACACGAGATGTCAACGCAAGGAAGCTAGCATCGACTTGGGAGGGATCTTATAG